GAACGCCGACGGTCTCGGCGGGCCTCACCGCGATCCAGAACGAGGAGATGCCCTTGACCTCCGCCGGAGACGCCTGGAAAAAGTCGACGAAGCTTGCCTCGAGCACGGCATAACGCTCGGCATCCCCCTCGGTGTCGGAGCAATCCGGAGGCGAGTACGGTGAATCCGCCTCATTTGGTTCGTCGACCGCCACATCGGGCTCGACACCGAACCTCGGCCTGAGCTCGCGGCCCGCGCCGTCCGACCATCGGGCGAAGAAAACCTGGAACAGATTGATGCCCTCGAGCCGGACACGCAGCTCCTTGAGGGCGATCCGGTGCTTGAAGAGCGCCTCGCTGCCCAGGTAAAGGGCGTGCTCGAACGGCTGGAGCTGGGGCTCCACGTCGTCCGCCTCCGAGAGGACGTCCTCGCGGAGGACATCGCCGCGGTCGATCCATGCGTCCGCTGCCGGCAGGAGGGTGCACGCCGCCTCGAGCTCGGCCGGGAGCGCCAGGAGCTCGCCGGTCGTCTCGAACAAGAGCTCGGGGTCGGCGGCGGCGCCGACCTGCGTCCTTTCGGCGATGAGGACTGGCTCGTTCCCCTCCGCCAGCGTGAACGTCAAGACGACCTTGGCCGGGCGCGGCGCGCGCAGGTCCATGCCGAAGAAGCTCAGGAACGCGAGGAAGTGCTTGTCAGGCGCCCGGTTGAGCTGCGTGGCGAGCGAGGCGTGCAGCCGCGAGAGGAGCTTGAGGAGGACGAGCCCCGGATCGGTCGGGTCAAAGTAGCTCTCGCCTTCCGCCGTAGCTGGGTCCGGCCAGAGGAGGGACCACTCGGGAAGGTAGTAACGCGCGAGCCTGATGGCGTCGCGGTAGACGTCATCCGCGGAGCGGGCATCCAGCGTGTAAGGCTCACGGCGCATGGGCTGCGACTCAACTCTCCGGGAGGGCGGAGCGGAGCTGCGTGCCGTTGTTCTTCTCCGCGGCGATGCCCGGGGCGCGCGGCGGCTGCGACAGGACCTCCTCGAGCACCTGGATCGCGCCGCTGATGCGGAAGAGCGTGCTCTTGAGGTCATTCGTACGGACCTCTATGGCCGCGAGCTGCTTTTGCCCGGTCTCGAATTCTTCGCGAAGATCCCTGAGCCTCTGCTCCACATAGTCTCTCATGCCGTCTCTCCGGTTCTGGCTTGCGCCTGTCGTCACATCCGATCTGCCCGTCGCGCTCACTTCTGGCTGAGGTAAAACGGGTAAACGAGATTTTCGCGCTGGTTCTTCGAACGCACGAGATAATCGATGGCGATGAGCATCACCCCCGGCCGCTTCGGGTCCATCGAGGCGCGGACGTCCTCGACCTCCACGCGCGGCTCCCACCGCTCCAGCGCCTGCTTCACGTGGAACGAGGCGAGGGAGAACGTCGCCGGGCTCTGCGGAGCAAAGACGAGCTCCCAGATCCTGCTGCCGAACTCCGGCTCCATCACCCGCTCCCCGGGCGAGGTGCCGAGGATCAGCTGGATCGATTGACGCACCTTGAGCTCGTCGGACGCGAGCTCCACCTTCCCGCCCGAGAGCGTCACGGGGAACGACCACCCTGCGCCGAGGAAGCTCTTCGACCCTTTCACGCTACCCTCCGACGAGGACGCTGCTCTGCGCAAGGACGGTCCCCGAAGGCAGCGGCGCGGGATCGTTGCAGGTCAGGGCGCGGTCGGCCGCTCGCGCGGCCGGGCGCTCTCCGAACATCACCGTCGCGCTGCCCTTGACGATCTGCGCCTGGTTCGTCGGCGGCACCGCGAACGTACCGCCGACCGGGATGTGAGGGGGGATGTTGGTCGCGATCGATCCGAGGACGGCGGCCATCCTCCCCTCGATGAGGACGCTCGGGCAGAGGTCGCCGGTGATGATCCCGTTGAACGGGAACGGCTGCGCGACGGGCACCGGGCCCGTGGGCGAAGGCACGAGGACGATATGCGTGTCGATCGCCTGCACGCGATCTCCTTGCTTGGCTGCCGGTAGTCCCATAGATTTCCTCAGTTGAGCCGGATGAGCGCGCCCTTCACGGCGACATCGCCCGTCGAAGAGACTTCCACCTGAGCCTGCGCCGAGATCTTCACCGCCGCCGTCGCTGATAGCTCGATCTGCGTGGCCTTCAGCGTGATCTTCCCCGGTCCAGCGGACACGTCGATGTCCCCGCCCGCGGCGATGGTGACGCTCCTCTTCACGGCGTCGAGGACGACCTTGTCGCCGCTCTTGTCGGTCACCTCGATCCTCTCGGCGCCAGGCTTGGAATCGAGGACGATCTTGCCACCGCTCTTGTCGGTCACCTCGATCCTCTCGGCGCCGGGCGTGTCGTCGATGCAGATCTGGCTGCCGCTCCGCGTCTTGATCATGCGCACGTCCTGCTGCTTCTGCTCGCCGGCGACGGGAGGGCGATCCTGCCCGTTCCACAGCGAGCCGATCACATAAGGCACGTTCAGGTTGCCCGCCTCGAAGATGACCAGCACCTCGTCGCCCTTCGCGGGAAGAAAATACGCACCGACGTCCTTGCCGGCGAAGAAGGATGCGACGCGGCACCAGTTCGACATGATCGTGGCGCCAAACAGCGGGTATTGCACCTTGATGCGCCCGAGCCTCTCCGGGTCGCCCGTCGTCTCCTCGACGATCCCGACGATCACGCCGGTCATGGATCGCTCATGGTGCGCATTGCTCCCCTGCCACGCGCTCATACGCCGGTCCTCCGCAGCGAGATGGTGGTCGTATAGCCGTCCTGTTGCGTATAGACGTGCTTTGCCGCGGTCACGTAATAGAGGCCGCTGAAGCGGCCGCCGATGCCCTCGATCTCGACGTTGACCCCGGGCCGGAGCGCGGGGTTTCCGGCCGCGGACGCCTCGACCTCGATGAACCCCTCGACGTCGGCCTCGTACGTCGCCTCGGCGATGGCGCGCGCGCTCTTCTGGTCGAGGATCTCCGGGTCCATCGCCGACACGGGTGAGGCCGCGTAGGCAGCGGACAGCTCGTAGCCCGTCTTCTGGCCGCCCATGCGGAGCGACGCGGGGCCGGAGCTCACGGTCGCGACGATGGACTGCTTCTTCTTCGGATCCCAGCCCACGCGCGTCACGCGCGACCCCTGCTTGAGCGCCCGAGCTCGCACGGTCAGCGTCGTGAGATCCACGCCGAGGCGCAGCTTCGTCGTCGGCGACTGGCCCGCGATGCTCCGGCGAAAATAGAGCGTGCGCCCTGTCACAAAGAGCTCGAAATGGATCCGGGCCGCGCGCGCGGAGAGGAACGCGAAATCACTCTGATCGGCCTGGATCACGTACGGGTAGGTGACGCCGCTGTCGTCGGCGCGAATGTCGAGCCCGTTGTCGCGGGCGATGCGGGTCGCGATCTGGGTGTCGCTCGATCTCTCGAACGTGCGCGTCGTGGTCCCGAACTGGAGGCGGTAGAGCGCGTCATAGCCCTGGAGCTCGACGGCGCTCTCGTCGCCGAAGACCATCTCCAGCGCGCCGAGGCGGCCTTCGAAGATGGGCTTCGTGCTCTCCATGCCGAAGCCCACCACGACAGGGTCACCGATGCGGGCGGAGGTCAGATCGATCCCCTGAAAAACAGAGCGCTTGAAGTCGACGCTGCCGACCTCGACGGCGCACGTCGAGGGGAGGTTCAACTCCTGATCGACCTCGGCGCGGGCGAGCGCGGCGCTCATGCTGTCCGGAAGCGGCTTACCCGCAACGGTGACCGAGACGACGCCCATTACCGATCCGCTCCGGCAGCGTTGCCGCCCTGAGAGAGCGCGTCGCTCTTCGGTAGATCGGCCGCGTCGGGGATCGCGAGGAGCGTCCCGATCTGCTCCGGCATCGGGAAGCGCAGCGGATCATCGATGTTGTTGGCCCTGGCGATCCAGAGCCATGCGCTCGCGTCCCCGAGCTCCCGGGCCGCGATGGCGTCGAGCCGCTCTCCCACCTTGACCAGGTGGAGCTTTGGGCAGTTATCGAGGCCGGCGTCCTTCTCCACCTCGCTCGGCAGGAGCTGCTCCTGAAATGTGACCGTGAGATCGGCGCGGACCGGGGTGCCGGTCGAGAGGAACATGGTGAAGTGCTGGTCGAGCTGGCTGACGATCCCCTGGTAAGAAAAACCTCCCCAGCTGAAGAGGCAGACGGGCGGCCGGCGCTTCTCCCCCTCACCGACCGTCGGCCTCTGGAGCGCGGCGATGGGCTTGATCAACGCGCGCACGTCGGTGCCCTTTTCGTACGTATCAAAGAAGAGCTTCACGGTGAACGGCAGCCGCTCCAGGCGGTCGAACTGCAACGTTCCGGCCCTCCCCGAGTACAGGATCTGGGACGAGCTCGTGTATTGATCCGGGTTGTACATCACCTCGATCTGCTCGCCCGTATCGATATTCTTGATGATCGCTTTGCTCAGGGTCATCTCAGCCCCGTCCGCTCCTCGCGGTGGCGAATCCGCTTGTCCATCTCGGCCATCAGACGATCGACGAGCCTTCGCAGCTCCGCCTGCGAGGGCTGGTCGGCGAGCCGTGGCGCTCTCGAGGCAGCCGGTCGAGGCGCCCGCGCGCCTTCGAGCTCGGCCTGCATGTGCGGAAGAGAGAGCGGTGAGCGGGCGCGCGCAGCGGCAGGCGCGCTCTCGATCGGGCGGGCAGCCGCGGGAGCCCCCCGGTGCTCGAGCGAGCGCAAAGGACCAACCTGTAGGAGCTGCGAAGGATGGGTGAGTACGCGATCGGCAGGCGCGCGGAACGCTGCCGTCGGTCGGTGCGACGCGTGGGCGTCGGCTGCCGGCGCGGCTACGTGGGTGGTCGTCAAGGACAAAGGCCGGAAGGGAGCAGCCGACGTTTGCAGTGTTTGCCCCTTGCCGCCGAAACTGCCGTTCGAAGGGCCCGGGAGCGAGAGTGTGGTCGTGGAGGCAACGTGCACCGCCGCCGGCCGATGCCGAAAGACATGCCGGCTGAGGCGCCCGAGCGCCGCTCCAGCGCTGGCCGCGCTGCGCCCGGGCGCCGCTCGAGCGGCCGCGAAGCGGATGCTGGGGTTCCCAGCTTCGCGCCAGGGAAACAAGGCTCGGCCCGCGCGCAACGCCGCCGCGAAGCCGCCGCCCGTCGTGCGCCCGAACGCTTGATGGGCGGCGCTCGTCCGGTATCCCCGAAGCGCCTCTCCGGTTCGAGATAGCCGGGAACCCCGCGCCCCTCGCTCCCCCTCCCTCGCGCGCCGGCGCACGGCAACAGCGCGAGGAGCTACGCTCTTCGGCGCCGAGCGGACGGTGGCTGCGTCTGGGGCTCCAGGGAAGAGCATGAGAGACGCGGGGCTCTCGCGCCTGATCCCGCCCTGTCTCGGGTAGGTCGCGGGCACGCTTCGAGCTCGGGGGAGCATCACGGAGGGAGGGCGAACGACGAGCTGAAACGGCAAGGCGAACAGCGCCGCCGCCAGGCGGCGTGGCGTGTCAGAAGGCGCTGTCCGCGTGGCTTGCTCCGTGACGATCGAGAGCAACAGCCGGAGAGGCGCTGCCAACGTTCGCCACGCCTGGCCGGTGCCATACCGGCGCGGCGCCTGCGGGGAGGCAGCGGGTACATGCCACGAACGCGCGCCGCGCATCTCCGGTCGCGCGTGCTCTGAAACGCGCCCCTCGTCGAGGGGCTTTCGCACGAGCAGCACGCCTGGGGGCGACGAGCCGAGGAGTGGCAAGCGCGCGAGCAGCAGGCGTGCGACGGTCCGGCGCAGAAGGGCCGCAGCGGCTCGCACGCGCCGAGGCTCCGGGGAGCGCCACGTTCGCGCCGCGAGGGTGGCGCGCAGCACGGTCGCCACGGCGCGCGGCAGGCTCACCGCGAGCGCAGCGCCCACGCTGCGGGCACCGTCGCCCACGCTGCGGGCACCGTCGCCCACGCTGCGGGCACCGTCGCCCACGCTGCGAGCAGCGTGATCGGTCACACCCGCTCGGCCGCCCGTGGCGGCGACCCGAGGGCGCGCGTGCGAGGCACCGATCGCTGGCCGCAATTGCCGCCCGAGCCGCCCCGCCTCCGGGCCGACCTCGTCCATCGTCCGCCGCCGCAGCGCGGCTCGCTCGTATCGCTCGGCCCGCGTTCCGGGCGAGCTCCGGTGGGCGCTCGCGCGGAGCGCGGCGCCGAGCGCCTGAAACACCGCACGCTTGAGTGTGAGCCACACCGGCTGGATGACCGTGGATGCCCGGACGGCAACGTGGGTCAGGCCGAGCGGACGACGTCCGAGCGGCTCGCCTCGCCCGTACCGCTCGCGGATCTCGCGCGATGAGCGCATGGCGGCCCGAGCCGCGCTCGGCCACGCTGGACGATTGACCTGCTCGCGCTGAACCCGATCCAGCATCGCTCAGGCCCCTATGCCTCGAAGATCCCGTCGTGCGCCAGCGTGAGCGACTGGAACAGCACCTGGTTCGAGGCTGTGTCGAACTCGGGACCTTCCCAAGCGATCGGGTAGGCGCTGCGGAAGTGCCATTGCTTGAGGAACGCCCCCGTCCGGTCCATGAGGTGGACGGTCCCGTCGTAGCGGCTGAACCTCCCGGCGATGACCTGCTGGTACCAGCTCCATAGATTGTCCATATCGGACATCCCGCGCCGAAGGACGAGGTCCGTGTACGACGTGGGGCCGGGCAGCCGGTGCTCATGCGTGTTGACGCCGCCCTCGCGGCGCGACTCGACCGCCGTTTGGATCCGCAGGCCGCTGATGCTGCTGAACCCGCCCACGATCAGCGACCCGATCTCGACCTGAAAGTTGAAGCCCAAGTACGGATCCTTCCGAGCCGCGCGTCCGCCCGACGACGAGCCCCTGCCGCCGTTCGCCATACCGCCTCCTCACGCCACGGTTACACCCAGGACCGAAGGCCGTCCGCTCCCCTCGCGATCAGAGGTCGAGCAGCGACCGCTCCTTCTTTTCGGAACCCATGATCTCCCGGTTGATCTTGCTCGCCTCTTCGCACCACCGCCTGCGCTCGCGGTGCTCGAGCCTGAGCAGCGAGTCATACTCCCAGTGAAAATAGTACGCGAGAAAGGCTATCTCCTCGTGCATCGCATCGAGGGGATAGCCCTTCATTGGTCCCGGGACGTGTCCACCTCGAACTCGAACGCATGGTTGCATTTCGGACAGAGCACCTCGACTGCGTTTCGCCCCCGCTCGTTGATGCGGTTGTACATCTCCTGGAGAGCGGCGAAGTCCGCCGCGAACAGGCCCTCGATGACCTTGGGCGTGACGGCGGGCAGCGTGCCGAGCCGCGTCACGACGCGCGAGAGGAGGATGATGGAGAGGTAGCTCTGGTTCTGCTGAACGCGGCTGTCGCGCAGCGGCAGGATCTCATCGGCCGCGGTCGCGAGGCGCATGGTGCCTTCCTTGTGAAGATCGCCATTGTCGTCAGCGTAGCCGAGCTTCAAGACAAATGGGAATTCGGTGATTAGCGCGGTCATCTCAGCCTCCTCTCTCTGGCGCTGTCATTGCGTGCGCTTGATGTTCTCCACCGCGACCTCGAGCGTCTCGATGAGGACGTCGTTCCCCTTGCCGTCGAGATCGCCCGCCTGGTACTTCGACGGCCAGGCCCCGACCAGGTCCCAGCGCGCGGCGTCGTTGCCGGCGTCATCGACGAGGATGATCGATATATTCCTCCGAGCGTTCGGCACGCCGGTGCCGGTCTGGCGGATGATCTGCCACCACTCGTAAAGCTCCATCGACGTCGTGATGCCGCGCTTGAGGGTGAGCGACCCCACCTTGGGATACCCGGAGAGCTTGCGCGTGAAGGGATCGGTGCCCTCGCGGTACTCGATCGGGTCCGACGACTCGTCCGGGATCGTCGCGCTTGCGAAGGCGGCGACCTGAATGCTCGCGATCTCGACGCGGAACCGATAGTTCCTGTAAGGGTCCGTTCTCTCCGCCATGATAACTATAGCCTCTCTTGATGCCCGGCCCCGGAGGGCTCCACATCAGGCTCGATCAAGCCGATGGTAGCGTCTGCTGTTGAATGCGGAGCACGACAAACTCCGCAGGCCGCACGGGGGCCACCTTGATGTCGATGTAGAGGAGCCCCTGGTTCCTCGTCGCCGGAGGGTTGTTCGACGCGTCCACCTTCACCTCGAACGCGTCCGAGTCCTTGGCGCCGAAGAGGCCTCCTGCCGTCCACACCTGGGTCAGAAACACGGTCACGTCGCGACGGACCGTGCCCCAGAGCTTCTGATCGTTCGGCTCGAACACGACCCATTGCAGGCCCCGGTAGAGCGACATTTCGATGTACGTCAGCAGCCTGCGCACGCTGATGTAGATGAGGCTCGGGTCCGTCGACAAGGTGCGCGCGCCGTACGTCACGATGCCGTAGGTCGGCAGGCTCCGTATGGCGTTGATGCCATCCGGGTTGAGGATACCTTGAGCCTTCTCCGTGACGAGCGCCGTGAGGCTCACCGCCGACGACAGCCTGCCGTCGCGGATACCCGCCGGAGCCTTGAACACGCCGACGCGGCTATCGGTCTCGGCATAGGTCCCTGCGATGGCCCCGGCGGGAGGGATCGTGATGCTGCGCGCCGTCGACGCATTGAAGAAATCGATCCATGGATAGTAGATCGCGCCGCGGTCCGAGTTGAGCGCGTTTTCCAGGTCGATGGCCGCGGTTGCTCCCGGGGGAGTTATCGGTTCGCCCCTCTTGAACGACCTGAGCGTCGGCGGGTCCAGCCAGAAAGGGGCGTCTGCGATCATGAACATGTCGCAAGGAGTCCGACCTTCGCAGTAGTTTATACCCTGCTGGATCGTCGCTTGCTGCGTCTTGAGATCGTCCAACATGCCCGTGTCGGGCATCACGAGGAGGCTTGCGTCGGTGATCGGATCGAGCCTGGCGAGCGCGTCTTGGTAGTCGACCGGAGTGCCCGACGTGGAGTCAGCGCCGGTCACGAGCAGCGCCGGGGCGAGGGCTGTCGGCGCCGGCGGCGTCTCGGCGTTGACCGTGACACGGATGAAGAGCGATTGGCCGTTGATCTTGGCCTCCAGCGAGCTAGGCTGCCCGTTCGCCCCCTTCTTGAGATCCTTGATGGTCAGCCCAGGGAACTCTTCAATGACGTAATAATCGACAGTGCGGGTGATCTTGGCAGAATCGAGGTTGTTGTTCTTGATGTAGCGGGTGATGAGACGCTCGAGGACGGTCTTCTTGCTGTCGTCTTGGTCCACCTTTGCGGCGGAGTAGAGGACGCGGACGCCGAAGGTGGGCGTGAGGGTCGTGCTGGGCGTGTCCTCCCAAGGGTAGTTTTCGATCGCGATGGCGAGATCGTTGCCCCACAGGCCCGGTGACGACGCCGTGAACTGGAGAGGCGCATGCACGACCGTCGCCGCGGCGAGGCCATCGCTCGCCTTCGCGCGCACGACGTACGCGTACGCGCCGCCCTCGGCGAAGAAATTGTATACCGCAAACGGGACGTTATAGCCCCACGTGAAGTTCCCGAATTTCGCCAGGAAGGCGTTCCAGCTATCGATCAGCGTGGGCTCGTCCGGCCCTCTTTCTGTCCATCCCACGAAGGCGGTGGTGCTGGTGCCGACGCCAGAGATCTGCTGCGGTCCCCGGATTTCTTCGATGTAGATGCCCGGATACAAGTAGTTGGACACGGGTTCAACCTTTCCAGAGACGATTCGGACGAAGGAGGTTGCCAGATCCTCTTCGACACACGCCGCATCGCGACAGACCTCGGCCTCTTCCCCATGGCCTCTCGCCCATGGAGGGAACGGTGGAGGCCGCCTTCGAGGGCATCTCCCTCCACCTCTCTTTGAGGAGAGGGAGATGCTGGGAAGACAAGATCGCGAGGGCGGAGTCCGCCAGCTGATCTCGGCTACCCCCCCGAAGAGAGCCTGGACATTAGGTTTCCTTTGCCGGAGTTGTCAACGCGGTCTGAGGATGCCCGATCCGATCTTTCGTCACAATCATGGGGCCGGGTCTATCCCCCAGGCGCTCGTTTTGTCACCCTCATGGGACCAGCAGTACCGTTGTGGAACGGTGATCTCGTCAACCTCATGGGATCACCCCGGCGATCGGGGATCCGTGTCGATCACCCACTCTTCCGGGGAGGGCGGGCTCCCCTCGGTGGGCGAGTTCACGCGGAAGTTGGACTGGACCTTGCGGACGAGGGCGCCCTCCTCCGTGGCGGCTCGGGGGATGCGCACGGGCGTCACCGTATAGAAGAGCGAAAGTCGGTACGGCTTGTTGGGAAAACCCGCCCAGATTTGATGGATCTGCTCCATGCTCGGCGCGTCCGACAGGACGGGCAACCGTTCGTTGCCTGTAACGAACAGCACGCCGTTCGGGCTCTTGTCCTCGAGCACGGGGCAGTCGGAGAACAGCCGCTTGAGCTTGCTCACGAGCAGGAGCTCGTTCTCCGCGTTCTGGGCGTACGGGACCATCATGTAGGAGAGATCGACGGCGAGCGGCGCCGCTCGACGCACGAAGCCGGTCCCCGTTCTCACGATCGACGGGGGCTCGTTGATCAGGTAGGGATTGTCGGCTACCCGATACAGATAGACCAGGATAAGCGGAGAGCGCCCCTGCCCTGAATCAGGCTCGTCCGAGGGAGAGTGATACTTGACCTCCACCCTGTCCACGTCCTCCAGGTCTCCAGGTCGGCGGCCGTGGTAGAGCGAATCATGATCGTCATCAATCGGAGACGCCGGGCCCGGAGGATCGTTGAGAAATACGTTCTCGCGGATCAGCGTGCCCAGGCTCTCGCTCACCTGGCGGAGCACCCATCCTGCGGGATCTCTCATGGTAAACCGCTCCCTCGTGCGCGCTCGACCGCGCTTCATGGCCGGCCGATCGATCTTCACCGGCTGTGGGCTGTGACCTAACCGAAGGTCTCGTCCTTCACCACCTTGCCCATCTTCTGGAATTCGAGCCGCGCCGCCCGGAAGAGGTGCCACATCCCCACCGCCGCTGCTTGCTCCGCCGCGAGCATCGCCGCGGCGAGCGCCACGTTCCGGATCGAGCCCCCGGCGAGCTCCAGCCGGGCGCCGAGGCGCTCGAAATCGACGTCGGGATCGAGCGGCGTCTCGGCAGGAAAAGCCCTCTTCCAGATGGCCGCGCGTTCTTTGGGGCTCGGGAACGGGAAGTCGACGATGAAGGACAGCCGCCGCATGAAGGCCTCATCCATGTTCTTCAAGAGGTTGGTCGCCAGGATCACCACCCCCTCGTGCGCGTCGATGCGCTGGAGCAGGTAGCTCGTCT
The DNA window shown above is from Sorangium aterium and carries:
- a CDS encoding GPW/gp25 family protein; amino-acid sequence: MKGSKSFLGAGWSFPVTLSGGKVELASDELKVRQSIQLILGTSPGERVMEPEFGSRIWELVFAPQSPATFSLASFHVKQALERWEPRVEVEDVRASMDPKRPGVMLIAIDYLVRSKNQRENLVYPFYLSQK
- a CDS encoding PAAR domain-containing protein, whose translation is MQAIDTHIVLVPSPTGPVPVAQPFPFNGIITGDLCPSVLIEGRMAAVLGSIATNIPPHIPVGGTFAVPPTNQAQIVKGSATVMFGERPAARAADRALTCNDPAPLPSGTVLAQSSVLVGG
- a CDS encoding phage baseplate assembly protein V, with translation MSAWQGSNAHHERSMTGVIVGIVEETTGDPERLGRIKVQYPLFGATIMSNWCRVASFFAGKDVGAYFLPAKGDEVLVIFEAGNLNVPYVIGSLWNGQDRPPVAGEQKQQDVRMIKTRSGSQICIDDTPGAERIEVTDKSGGKIVLDSKPGAERIEVTDKSGDKVVLDAVKRSVTIAAGGDIDVSAGPGKITLKATQIELSATAAVKISAQAQVEVSSTGDVAVKGALIRLN
- a CDS encoding phage late control D family protein codes for the protein MGVVSVTVAGKPLPDSMSAALARAEVDQELNLPSTCAVEVGSVDFKRSVFQGIDLTSARIGDPVVVGFGMESTKPIFEGRLGALEMVFGDESAVELQGYDALYRLQFGTTTRTFERSSDTQIATRIARDNGLDIRADDSGVTYPYVIQADQSDFAFLSARAARIHFELFVTGRTLYFRRSIAGQSPTTKLRLGVDLTTLTVRARALKQGSRVTRVGWDPKKKQSIVATVSSGPASLRMGGQKTGYELSAAYAASPVSAMDPEILDQKSARAIAEATYEADVEGFIEVEASAAGNPALRPGVNVEIEGIGGRFSGLYYVTAAKHVYTQQDGYTTTISLRRTGV
- a CDS encoding CIS tube protein, coding for MTLSKAIIKNIDTGEQIEVMYNPDQYTSSSQILYSGRAGTLQFDRLERLPFTVKLFFDTYEKGTDVRALIKPIAALQRPTVGEGEKRRPPVCLFSWGGFSYQGIVSQLDQHFTMFLSTGTPVRADLTVTFQEQLLPSEVEKDAGLDNCPKLHLVKVGERLDAIAARELGDASAWLWIARANNIDDPLRFPMPEQIGTLLAIPDAADLPKSDALSQGGNAAGADR
- a CDS encoding phage tail protein translates to MGFNFQVEIGSLIVGGFSSISGLRIQTAVESRREGGVNTHEHRLPGPTSYTDLVLRRGMSDMDNLWSWYQQVIAGRFSRYDGTVHLMDRTGAFLKQWHFRSAYPIAWEGPEFDTASNQVLFQSLTLAHDGIFEA
- a CDS encoding DUF6760 family protein, with translation MKGYPLDAMHEEIAFLAYYFHWEYDSLLRLEHRERRRWCEEASKINREIMGSEKKERSLLDL
- a CDS encoding phage tail assembly protein; the protein is MTALITEFPFVLKLGYADDNGDLHKEGTMRLATAADEILPLRDSRVQQNQSYLSIILLSRVVTRLGTLPAVTPKVIEGLFAADFAALQEMYNRINERGRNAVEVLCPKCNHAFEFEVDTSRDQ
- a CDS encoding phage tail protein, whose product is MAERTDPYRNYRFRVEIASIQVAAFASATIPDESSDPIEYREGTDPFTRKLSGYPKVGSLTLKRGITTSMELYEWWQIIRQTGTGVPNARRNISIILVDDAGNDAARWDLVGAWPSKYQAGDLDGKGNDVLIETLEVAVENIKRTQ
- a CDS encoding phage tail sheath family protein; this translates as MSNYLYPGIYIEEIRGPQQISGVGTSTTAFVGWTERGPDEPTLIDSWNAFLAKFGNFTWGYNVPFAVYNFFAEGGAYAYVVRAKASDGLAAATVVHAPLQFTASSPGLWGNDLAIAIENYPWEDTPSTTLTPTFGVRVLYSAAKVDQDDSKKTVLERLITRYIKNNNLDSAKITRTVDYYVIEEFPGLTIKDLKKGANGQPSSLEAKINGQSLFIRVTVNAETPPAPTALAPALLVTGADSTSGTPVDYQDALARLDPITDASLLVMPDTGMLDDLKTQQATIQQGINYCEGRTPCDMFMIADAPFWLDPPTLRSFKRGEPITPPGATAAIDLENALNSDRGAIYYPWIDFFNASTARSITIPPAGAIAGTYAETDSRVGVFKAPAGIRDGRLSSAVSLTALVTEKAQGILNPDGINAIRSLPTYGIVTYGARTLSTDPSLIYISVRRLLTYIEMSLYRGLQWVVFEPNDQKLWGTVRRDVTVFLTQVWTAGGLFGAKDSDAFEVKVDASNNPPATRNQGLLYIDIKVAPVRPAEFVVLRIQQQTLPSA
- a CDS encoding DUF4255 domain-containing protein translates to MRDPAGWVLRQVSESLGTLIRENVFLNDPPGPASPIDDDHDSLYHGRRPGDLEDVDRVEVKYHSPSDEPDSGQGRSPLILVYLYRVADNPYLINEPPSIVRTGTGFVRRAAPLAVDLSYMMVPYAQNAENELLLVSKLKRLFSDCPVLEDKSPNGVLFVTGNERLPVLSDAPSMEQIHQIWAGFPNKPYRLSLFYTVTPVRIPRAATEEGALVRKVQSNFRVNSPTEGSPPSPEEWVIDTDPRSPG